In one window of Paludisphaera rhizosphaerae DNA:
- a CDS encoding YjbE family putative metal transport protein (Members of this highly hydrophobic protein family,regularly are found preceded by the yybP-ykoY manganese riboswitch (see RF00080). A metal cation transport function is proposed.), whose translation MAFDFAAVIAILKIILYDLALSGDNAAVIGLAAHRLPAKQRRQAMIWGCGLAIIMRIAFTLVVYKLLDVPGLRFVGAILLVVIACKLMQEEVHAASNPDAAPASLFKAVQRIAAADFIMSLDNVLAIASAARTWSEIIIGLILSIIMLLFLSALITEVMRRWRFIAYLAVALLAAAAGEMMAHDVHDFFHYLQSHYSPGWPEFPRWAKWALEAGLVVLCLTVNWWWPAAPHVPEGTAAEPGLEADPVEHPAEA comes from the coding sequence ATGGCTTTCGACTTCGCGGCCGTGATCGCGATCCTCAAGATCATCCTCTATGATCTGGCTCTCTCCGGGGACAACGCCGCCGTCATCGGTCTGGCCGCCCACCGGCTCCCGGCGAAGCAGCGCAGGCAGGCGATGATCTGGGGCTGCGGCCTCGCCATCATCATGCGGATCGCGTTCACGCTGGTGGTTTACAAGCTGCTGGACGTTCCCGGGCTCCGTTTCGTCGGAGCGATCCTCCTGGTCGTCATCGCTTGCAAGCTGATGCAGGAGGAGGTCCACGCCGCCTCCAACCCCGACGCCGCGCCGGCCTCGCTCTTCAAGGCCGTCCAGCGCATCGCCGCCGCCGACTTTATTATGAGCCTGGACAACGTCCTGGCCATCGCCAGCGCGGCGCGGACCTGGTCGGAGATTATCATCGGGCTGATCCTGTCGATCATCATGCTGCTGTTCCTCAGCGCGTTGATCACGGAGGTCATGCGCCGGTGGCGGTTCATCGCCTATCTGGCAGTGGCCCTGCTGGCCGCGGCGGCCGGGGAAATGATGGCTCACGACGTGCACGACTTCTTCCACTATCTCCAGAGCCATTACTCGCCGGGATGGCCGGAGTTCCCCAGGTGGGCGAAGTGGGCCCTTGAAGCGGGGCTCGTCGTTCTTTGCCTCACCGTCAACTGGTGGTGGCCCGCGGCTCCGCACGTCCCCGAAGGGACGGCGGCCGAGCCTGGGCTCGAAGCCGATCCCGTCGAGCACCCCGCCGAAGCCTGA
- the thpR gene encoding RNA 2',3'-cyclic phosphodiesterase, whose translation MAQTTRTFLAIDVPPTIADRLTKLQHKLAPLVPAFRWVDATPFHLTLAFLGDVPFADLNEVCAAATRAARASKRFEIQVAGLGSFPKPERPRVAWTGFAGPGLEPLAALHRTLISELRKIGQPPEDPRFTPHITLGRLKAGAGRGKTPVPPPDLSALVEEYREWSPGSFVIGEIVAYSSTLTPEGPTYAALARAPLASARARTDT comes from the coding sequence ATGGCTCAGACGACCCGGACCTTCCTGGCGATCGATGTTCCACCGACGATCGCCGATCGGCTGACCAAGCTTCAGCACAAACTCGCGCCGCTAGTTCCGGCGTTTCGGTGGGTCGATGCGACGCCGTTCCATCTGACGCTCGCCTTCCTGGGGGACGTACCGTTCGCCGACCTGAACGAGGTCTGCGCGGCGGCGACTCGCGCGGCGAGGGCCTCGAAGCGGTTCGAGATCCAGGTCGCCGGCCTGGGGTCGTTCCCGAAACCGGAGCGGCCCCGCGTCGCCTGGACGGGATTCGCCGGCCCCGGGCTGGAACCGCTCGCCGCGCTGCACCGGACGCTGATCTCCGAACTCCGGAAGATCGGCCAGCCGCCGGAGGATCCCCGGTTCACCCCCCACATCACCCTCGGCCGCCTGAAGGCCGGCGCGGGTCGAGGCAAGACGCCCGTCCCGCCGCCCGACCTCTCTGCTCTCGTCGAGGAATACCGCGAGTGGAGTCCGGGCTCCTTCGTCATCGGGGAGATCGTGGCCTACTCCTCCACTCTCACTCCGGAGGGTCCGACATACGCCGCTCTCGCCCGCGCCCCTCTGGCCTCCGCTCGCGCTCGAACGGATACTTGA
- the recA gene encoding recombinase RecA, with product MAKRQGATEAKAAPISAEAKALNTTISQIEKAFGAGSIMKLGEGSHLEVEGISTGALSLDLALGGKGLPRGRIVELFGPESSGKTTIALQTIANAQRNGGVAAFIDAEHALDPSWCKRLGVDIESLLVSQPGSAEEALQIAEMLVMSNAVDIVVIDSVAALVPKAEMEGEIGDSHVGLQARLMSQALRKLTGGVSRSKCVMVFINQIREKIGVMFGSPETTPGGRALKFYSSCRVDVRRIGPVKDGEEVVGSRVKVKIVKNKVAPPFRTCEFDMMYTNGISREGDVLDMALADKLVEKSGSWFNYGDLRLGQGREKAKDYLRENPAVAEEIAAKVMANRAGHLAAVTHGPGVDEDDDEFEEE from the coding sequence GTGGCGAAGCGACAGGGTGCAACCGAGGCGAAGGCGGCGCCGATCTCCGCCGAAGCAAAGGCGCTGAACACCACGATCAGCCAGATCGAGAAGGCGTTCGGCGCGGGCTCGATCATGAAACTCGGCGAGGGGAGCCACCTGGAGGTCGAAGGGATCTCCACGGGGGCTCTGTCGCTCGACCTGGCGTTGGGGGGCAAGGGGCTGCCTCGGGGCCGGATCGTGGAGCTGTTCGGACCTGAGTCCAGCGGCAAGACGACGATCGCCCTGCAGACGATCGCCAACGCCCAACGCAACGGCGGCGTGGCGGCGTTCATCGACGCCGAGCACGCGCTTGATCCCTCGTGGTGCAAGCGGCTTGGGGTGGACATCGAGTCGCTGCTGGTCAGCCAGCCGGGGAGTGCCGAAGAGGCCCTGCAGATCGCCGAGATGCTGGTGATGTCCAATGCCGTGGACATCGTGGTCATCGACTCGGTGGCCGCCCTGGTGCCGAAGGCTGAGATGGAGGGCGAGATCGGCGACAGCCACGTCGGCCTCCAGGCCCGCTTGATGAGCCAGGCCTTGCGCAAGCTGACCGGCGGCGTGTCGCGGTCGAAGTGCGTGATGGTCTTCATCAACCAGATCCGCGAGAAGATCGGTGTGATGTTCGGCAGCCCGGAGACGACTCCCGGCGGCCGCGCCCTGAAGTTCTACAGCTCGTGCCGGGTGGACGTCCGCCGGATCGGCCCCGTGAAGGACGGCGAGGAAGTCGTCGGTTCGCGGGTGAAGGTCAAGATCGTCAAGAACAAGGTCGCGCCGCCGTTCCGGACGTGCGAGTTCGACATGATGTACACCAACGGCATCTCGCGCGAGGGCGACGTCCTCGACATGGCCCTGGCCGACAAGCTCGTCGAGAAGTCGGGCTCGTGGTTCAACTACGGCGACCTGCGACTTGGCCAGGGGCGCGAAAAGGCCAAGGACTACCTCCGCGAGAACCCCGCCGTCGCCGAGGAGATCGCCGCCAAGGTCATGGCCAACCGGGCCGGGCACCTCGCCGCCGTCACTCATGGGCCGGGCGTCGACGAGGACGATGACGAGTTCGAGGAGGAGTGA
- the aroC gene encoding chorismate synthase produces MLRMLTAGESHGAALTAIVEGFPAGVTLDKTFIDRELERRQGGYGRGKRQKLETDRVFIESGTFKGISTGAPITLRLINNDYKLERLAEPAAPRGGHIDLAGSISYQTGIRQVLERASARETAVRVAAGALARLVLREVGIHVFGYVAELGGIAAPPTSNDIAVRDASPVYTLNPEADAAIVAAIDAAREAGDTLGGVVETIVTNCPIGLGSHVQPDRRLDARLACAVMGIQAIKAVEIGLGVEAARRPGSKVMDPIRYDANHDADDRRYGFRRPSNNAGGIEGGTSNGEPILVRASKKPISTLAKRGPSINMATKDESPAAYERSDVCAVPAASVIVENVVGFEIAAALLERYDGSSLDSLKATMAAVHTLNREKLDHWADRP; encoded by the coding sequence ATGCTCCGCATGCTGACCGCCGGTGAATCGCACGGCGCCGCCCTGACCGCGATCGTCGAAGGTTTCCCCGCCGGGGTGACGCTCGACAAGACGTTCATCGACCGCGAGTTGGAGAGGCGGCAGGGGGGCTACGGCCGAGGCAAGCGCCAGAAGCTGGAGACCGACCGCGTCTTCATCGAGTCCGGCACGTTCAAGGGGATCAGCACCGGGGCCCCGATCACGCTCCGGCTCATCAACAACGACTACAAGCTCGAGCGCCTGGCCGAGCCCGCAGCCCCGCGCGGGGGGCACATCGACCTGGCCGGCTCGATCAGCTATCAGACCGGCATCCGGCAGGTCCTCGAACGCGCCAGCGCCCGCGAGACGGCCGTGCGGGTGGCGGCCGGTGCGCTCGCCCGGCTGGTGCTGCGGGAGGTGGGGATCCACGTCTTCGGCTACGTCGCCGAGCTGGGGGGGATCGCCGCGCCGCCGACCTCGAATGACATCGCCGTCCGCGACGCCAGCCCGGTCTACACGCTCAACCCCGAGGCCGACGCGGCGATCGTCGCGGCCATCGACGCCGCTCGCGAGGCCGGCGACACGCTGGGAGGGGTCGTGGAGACGATCGTGACCAACTGCCCGATCGGCCTGGGGAGCCACGTCCAGCCCGACCGCCGGCTGGACGCCCGCCTCGCCTGCGCCGTGATGGGGATCCAGGCGATCAAGGCCGTCGAGATCGGCCTGGGCGTCGAGGCCGCCCGCCGGCCGGGCTCCAAGGTCATGGACCCGATCCGATACGACGCGAACCACGACGCCGACGACCGCCGCTACGGCTTCCGACGACCCAGCAACAACGCCGGCGGCATCGAGGGGGGCACCTCCAACGGCGAGCCCATTCTCGTGCGGGCCTCCAAGAAGCCGATCAGCACCCTGGCCAAGCGCGGGCCGTCCATCAACATGGCGACCAAGGACGAATCACCGGCCGCTTATGAACGCTCGGACGTCTGCGCCGTCCCCGCCGCGAGCGTCATCGTGGAGAACGTGGTGGGCTTCGAGATCGCCGCCGCCTTGCTCGAGCGTTACGACGGCTCCAGCCTCGATTCGCTCAAGGCGACGATGGCCGCCGTCCACACCCTGAACCGCGAGAAGCTCGACCACTGGGCCGACCGCCCGTAA
- a CDS encoding phosphoribosylaminoimidazolesuccinocarboxamide synthase yields the protein MAISQTGLEGLPRKQGKVRDVYDLGDRLLLVASDRISAFDWVLPTPIPDKGRVLSSLSEFWFDRLGVTNHLISSNVDDFPLALDDATRKNLRGRAMLVRKAQVAPFECVVRGYLSGSGWKEYRKSGSVCGVSLPSGLVESDRIDPIFTPATKAETGHDENVSFDVMANALGYDVAATLRDKSLDVYTQAAEYARSRGLILADTKFEWGFDEQNGELLLIDEALTPDSSRYWAIDAYHPGGPQPSFDKQFVRDWLETTGWDKASPPPELPESVVAGTRSKYIEAYERLTGRPFPWR from the coding sequence GTGGCGATCTCGCAGACGGGGCTTGAAGGGCTCCCCAGGAAACAGGGCAAGGTGCGCGACGTTTATGACCTGGGCGACCGGCTTTTGCTGGTCGCCTCGGACCGCATCAGCGCGTTCGACTGGGTCCTGCCGACGCCCATTCCCGACAAGGGCCGCGTGCTGTCGAGCCTCAGCGAATTCTGGTTCGACCGCCTGGGCGTGACGAACCACCTGATCTCCTCGAACGTCGACGACTTCCCCCTGGCGCTCGACGACGCGACCCGCAAGAACCTCCGCGGCCGGGCGATGCTCGTCCGCAAGGCGCAGGTCGCCCCGTTCGAGTGCGTCGTTCGCGGATACCTCTCCGGCTCGGGCTGGAAGGAGTATCGCAAGTCGGGCTCAGTCTGCGGGGTCTCGCTGCCGTCGGGCCTCGTTGAGAGCGACCGCATCGACCCGATCTTCACCCCCGCCACCAAGGCCGAGACCGGCCACGACGAGAACGTCTCGTTCGACGTGATGGCGAACGCCCTGGGGTATGACGTCGCCGCGACGCTCCGCGACAAGAGCCTGGACGTCTACACCCAGGCCGCCGAGTACGCTCGGAGCAGGGGCCTGATCCTGGCCGACACGAAGTTCGAATGGGGCTTCGACGAGCAGAACGGCGAGCTGCTGCTGATCGACGAAGCCCTGACGCCGGACAGCTCGCGATACTGGGCGATCGACGCCTACCATCCCGGCGGGCCGCAGCCGTCGTTCGACAAGCAGTTCGTCCGCGACTGGCTGGAGACGACCGGCTGGGACAAGGCCAGCCCGCCGCCGGAGCTTCCTGAATCGGTCGTCGCCGGCACCCGTTCCAAGTACATCGAGGCCTACGAGCGGCTGACCGGCCGCCCGTTCCCCTGGCGCTGA